A section of the Oncorhynchus gorbuscha isolate QuinsamMale2020 ecotype Even-year linkage group LG06, OgorEven_v1.0, whole genome shotgun sequence genome encodes:
- the birc5a gene encoding baculoviral IAP repeat-containing protein 5a, whose amino-acid sequence MDPFSEDHTKMYFYETRLNTYVGWPFEEGCACTPENMAKAGFIHTPTENSPDIAKCFFCLKELEGWEPDDDPEKEHMSHSPSCNFISLKKSVNDLTVEEFLKLQKEKQKFHIKKYCIEAITKFEEAAKSRRGEIIKTAMDEE is encoded by the exons ATGGATCCCTTTAGTGAAGACCATACGAAAATGTACTTTTATGAAACCAGATTGAATACCTACGTGGGGTGGCCGTTCGAAGAGGGCTGCGCGTGCACTCCAGAGAAC ATGGCCAAAGCTGGATTCATCCACACACCAACAGAGAACAGCCCGGACATAGCCAAGTGCTTCTTCTGTCTCAAAGAACTGGAGGGCTGGGAGCCGGATGATGACCCAGA GAAGGAGCATATGTCTCATTCACCCAGCTGCAACTTCATCTCCCTGAAGAAGAGTGTGAATGACCTGACTGTGGAAGAGTTCCTCAAACTCCAGAAAGAGAAGCAGAAATTCCACATT AAAAAGTATTGCATTGAGGCCATCACTAAGTTTGAGGAGGCGGCAAAAAGCAGAAGAGGTGAGATAATCAAGACTGCCATGGATGAAGAGTGA